The genomic DNA CGGCGCGACCGCCTCTACTTCCCGGTCCCGGGCTTCTTCGCCCCCGTGCGCCCCGCCGTCTTGGCCGCCGTACGCGCGGTGCTCTTGGCCGCCGCACTGCGCGCCGACTTCACCGTCTTGGACGCGGCCGTCTTCCGCCCCGTCTCCGCCGCCTTGGCCGATTTCGCCGCCGGCTTCGCGGCCGTCTTCGTCGCCGCCTTCCCGGCCGTCTTCCGCGCCGGGGCCCCGCGGCGCGCGCCCTTCTTGGCCGGCGGCCCCGCCGCGGCGCGCTCCGCCAGGAGGGTGACGGCCTGGTCCACCGTCAGCTCATCCGGTCCTACCCCCTTGGGCAGCGAGGCGTTCACGCCGCCGTGCTTCACGTACGGCCCGTAGCGCCCCTCGAAGAGCAGGATCGGCTCACCGTCCTTGGGGTGCGCGCCCACCGTCTTGAGCGGCTCCACCGCCGCGCGCTGGCCGCGCCCGCCCTTGGGCTGGCTCAGCAGCTCCACCGCGCGGGCAAGGTCCACCGTGTAGACGTCGTCCTGCTTGGCCAGCGAGCGGAAGTCGCCCTCGTGCACCACGAACGGCCCGAAGCGGCCCACGCTGGCCTGGATCTCCTTGCCCGTGTCCGGGTGCAGACCCAGGGTCCGCGGCAGGGAAAGCAGCTTGAGCGCGAAATCCAGCGACAGGTCCGCGGGGTTCAGTCCCTTGGGGAGCGACGCGCGCTTGGGCTTGTCCTTGCTCCCCTCCGGCGCCTCCCCCAGCTGCACGTACGGACCGAAGCGCCCCTGCAGCATCATCACCGGCTTGCCGCTGGCCGGGTCCATCCCCAGCACGTCGGGGCCCTCGGCCTTGGCGCGGACCAGCTGCTCCATCTGCTCGTCCGTCAGGTCCGCGGGGGCGATGCCGTCCGGAAGCGACGCCGTCATCGTGTCGCCCTCCGCGCCCATCTCCACGAACGGACCGAACCGGCCGATGCGCACGCGCCCCGGCGCGCCCTCCAGGATCACCGTCGACGCCTCGCGCGGGTCGATCGCCTCCTGCCCCCGCTTCACCGTCTCGTTCAGCCCCTCCTCGCCCAGGAAGAAGTGCTGGAGATAGGGAAGCCACTCGGCCGACCCCTCGGCGATCTCGTCGAGCTCCTCTTCCATCCTCGCGGTGAAGCGCGTGTCGACGAGCGAGGGGAAGTTGCGCTCCAGCAGCCCCGTCACCGCGAACGCCGTGAAGGTGGGCACCAGCTGGTTGGTCACCCGGTCCACGTAGCCCCGGTCGATGATCGTGCCGATGATGCTGGCGTAGGTGCTGGGGCGGCCGATGCCCTCCGCCTCCAGCTGCTTGACCAGCGACGCCTCGGTGTAGCGCGCCGGCGGCTGCGTCGCGTGGCTCAGCGCCTCAAGGGTGCGCAGCCCCAGCGCGTCGCCGCGGGCGAGCGGCGGCAGCGGCTCGTCGCGGTCTTCCAGCGCCGCGTCGGGATCGTCGGAGCCTTCCACGTACGCGCGGAAGAAGCCCGGGAAGTCGATGCGCTTCCCCGATGCGCGGAAGGTGGCCCCGTCGGCCTCGATCTGCGCCGTCAGGTAGGTCAGCCGCGCGTCGGCCATCTGGCTGGCGACGGTGCGCTTCCAGATCAGCTCGTACAGCGCGCCTTCCACCCCGCTCAGCCGCAGCTCCTCGACCGTCTTCATCTCCGTGCCGGCGGGGCGGATGGCCTCGTGGGCCTCCTGCGCGCCCTTGCTCTTCGTCGTGAACTGGCGCGGATGCGGGCTCAGGTAGTTGTCGCCGTACAGCTGGGCGATGCGGCTGCGCGACGCCTTCATCGCCTGGTCGGACAGGTGCACCGAGTCCGTCCGCATGTAGGTGATGTAGCCCTCCTCGTACAAGCGCTGCGCGATCCGCATGGTGTCGCGGGCGGAAAGCCGCAGCTTGCGGTTGGCCTCCTGCTGCAGCGTCGAGGTGGTGAACGGCGGATAGGGCCGGCGGATGGAGGGCTTCTCGTCCGTCTCCGCCACCCGCCAGTCCGACTGCCTCAGCCGCTCCTGCAGCGCGCGCGCCTCGTCCCCGCCCAGCAGCACGACGTCGGCGGTCTTCAGCCGGCCCGTGTTCTCGTCGAAGTCGCGCCCCGACGCCACCCGCTTGCCGCCCACGGTCGCGAGAACGGCGGTGAAGGGGGTGATGCCGCGCAGCAGCGTGGCCTTCAGGTCCCAATACGTGGCGGACCGGAAGGCGCGCCGCTCGCGCTCGCGCTGGACGAGAAGGCGGACGGCGACGGACTGCACGCGCCCGGCGCTGAGCCCGCTGGAGATCTTCTTCCACAGCAGCGGGCTGACGGTGTAGCCCACCAGCCGGTCCAGGATGCGCCGCGTTTCCTGCGCGCGCACCAGGTGCTCGTCGATCTGCCGCGGCTTGCGGATGGCCTCGCGGATGGCCTCGGGGGTGATCTCGTGGAAGACGATGCGCGAGACGGGCACCTTGGGATCCAGCACCTGCACCAGGTGCCAGCCGATGCTCTCGCCCTCGCG from Longimicrobium sp. includes the following:
- the topA gene encoding type I DNA topoisomerase, with translation MAVKKDKRLVVVESPTKAKTIRNFLPSGYVVAASMGHVRDLPESAAEIPAKFKGQEWARLGVNVDDGFDPLYVVPAGKRKIVAELKALLKDAGELIVATDEDREGESIGWHLVQVLDPKVPVSRIVFHEITPEAIREAIRKPRQIDEHLVRAQETRRILDRLVGYTVSPLLWKKISSGLSAGRVQSVAVRLLVQRERERRAFRSATYWDLKATLLRGITPFTAVLATVGGKRVASGRDFDENTGRLKTADVVLLGGDEARALQERLRQSDWRVAETDEKPSIRRPYPPFTTSTLQQEANRKLRLSARDTMRIAQRLYEEGYITYMRTDSVHLSDQAMKASRSRIAQLYGDNYLSPHPRQFTTKSKGAQEAHEAIRPAGTEMKTVEELRLSGVEGALYELIWKRTVASQMADARLTYLTAQIEADGATFRASGKRIDFPGFFRAYVEGSDDPDAALEDRDEPLPPLARGDALGLRTLEALSHATQPPARYTEASLVKQLEAEGIGRPSTYASIIGTIIDRGYVDRVTNQLVPTFTAFAVTGLLERNFPSLVDTRFTARMEEELDEIAEGSAEWLPYLQHFFLGEEGLNETVKRGQEAIDPREASTVILEGAPGRVRIGRFGPFVEMGAEGDTMTASLPDGIAPADLTDEQMEQLVRAKAEGPDVLGMDPASGKPVMMLQGRFGPYVQLGEAPEGSKDKPKRASLPKGLNPADLSLDFALKLLSLPRTLGLHPDTGKEIQASVGRFGPFVVHEGDFRSLAKQDDVYTVDLARAVELLSQPKGGRGQRAAVEPLKTVGAHPKDGEPILLFEGRYGPYVKHGGVNASLPKGVGPDELTVDQAVTLLAERAAAGPPAKKGARRGAPARKTAGKAATKTAAKPAAKSAKAAETGRKTAASKTVKSARSAAAKSTARTAAKTAGRTGAKKPGTGK